A portion of the Perognathus longimembris pacificus isolate PPM17 chromosome 20, ASM2315922v1, whole genome shotgun sequence genome contains these proteins:
- the Klk10 gene encoding kallikrein-10, with protein MRPLLLSTGPRARALVKLLLPLLVVQLWAAEALLPGNSTDSAALGAPCARGSQPWQVSLFNGLSFHCAGVLVDRSWVLTAAHCWDNKPLWARVGDDHLLLLQGEQLRLASRAVVHPKYRRGPAPILPRRTDDYDLVLLKLGRPADLGPRVQTLRLPVSCTHPGDTCHVAGWGTTAARRVKYNRGLSCSRVRVLSSKECELFYPGVITSNMICAGLDKGQDPCQSDSGGPLVCGDTLQGVLSWGMYPCGSAQHPAVYTRICKLVPWIEKTIRSN; from the exons ATGAGACCCCTGCTCCTCTCCACTGGCCCCCGTGCACGGGCCCTGGTGAAGCTGCTGTTGCCGCTACTGGTGGTGCAACTTTGGG CCGCAGAGGCGCTGCTTCCGGGAAACAGCACGGACTCGGCGGCCTTGGGCGCCCCGTGCGCGCGAGGCTCGCAGCCCTGGCAGGTCTCCCTCTTCAACGGCCTGTCCTTCCACTGCGCTGGCGTCCTGGTGGACCGGAGCTGGGTGCTCACGGCCGCGCACTGCTGGGACAATAA GCCGCTGTGGGCTCGGGTCGGGGACGACCACCTGCTACTTCTCCAAGGGGAGCAGCTGCGCCTGGCTTCCCGGGCCGTTGTCCACCCCAAATACCGCCGAGGCCCGGCCCCAATCCTGCCCCGACGGACCGACGACTACGACCTAGTGCTTCTGAAGCTGGGCCGGCCCGCCGACCTGGGGCCCCGCGTGCAGACGCTACGGCTGCCGGTCAGCTGCACCCATCCCGGGGACACCTGCCACGTGGCCGGCTGGGGCACCACCGCAGCCCGCAGAG TGAAGTACAACAGAGGCCTGAGCTGCTCCCGGGTGAGAGTCCTGAGTTCTAAGGAGTGTGAGCTCTTCTATCCAGGCGTGATCACCAGCAACATGATCTGTGCAGGACTAGACAAAGGCCAGGACCCTTGCCAG AGTGACTCGGGCGGCCCTCTCGTATGTGGGGACACCCTGCAGGGTGTCCTGTCCTGGGGCATGTACCCCTGCGGCTCTGCCCAACACCCAGCTGTCTACACCCGAATCTGCAAGCTGGTCCCATGGATTGAGAAGACCATCCGCTCCAACTAA
- the Klk12 gene encoding kallikrein-12 produces MRPRAFMFLVVLASTAGPGASQTDLERIFDGVECVRNSQPWQVALFEGNNLRCGGVLIDPDWVLTAAHCRGRYWVRLGEHSLSRLDWTEQIRLSTFSITHPSYQGALRSHEHDLRLLRLGRTVRLTRSVQPLPLPTSCAPAGAKCHISGWGTTNKPWNPFPDRLQCLNLSIVASDTCQAVFPGRITDNMVCAGGLPGKDACQGDSGGPLVCGGVLQGLVSWGSVGPCGQKGIPGVYTKVCKYVDWILMVMRNN; encoded by the exons ATGAGGCCCAGAGCCTTTATGTTCCTGGTTGTTCTTG CCTCCACTGCTGGGCCAGGCGCCAGTCAAACCGACCTGGAGAGGATTTTTGATGGGGTGGAGTGTGTCCGGAATTCTCAGCCATGGCAGGTGGCGCTGTTTGAGGGAAACAACCTGCGCTGTGGGGGTGTCCTCATTGACCCTGACTGGGTTCTCACAGCTGCCCACTGTAGGGGCAG GTACTGGGTACGTCTGGGGGAACACAGCCTGAGCCGGCTGGATTGGACAGAGCAGATTCGCCTCAGCACCTTCTCCATAACCCACCCCAGCTACCAAGGAGCCCTTCGGAGCCATGAGCACGACCTGCGGCTCCTGCGCCTGGGGAGAACCGTCCGCCTGACCCGCAGCGtccagcccctgcccctgcccacatCTTGTGCCCCTGCTGGGGCCAAATGTCACATCTCAGGCTGGGGAACCACCAACAAGCCATGGA ACCCATTCCCAGACCGACTCCAGTGCCTCAACCTCTCCATCGTCGCCAGTGACACCTGCCAGGCAGTGTTTCCTGGGAGAATCACAGACAACATGGTGTGTGCCGGCGGCCTTCCAGGGAAGGATGCATGTCAG GGTGACTCTGGGGGCCCTCTGGTGTGTGGAGGTGTCCTTCAGGGTTTGGTATCCTGGGGTTCCGTGGGGCCTTGTGGACAAAAAGGCATCCCAGGAGTCTACACGAAAGTGTGCAAATATGTGGACTGGATCCTGATGGTCATGAGGAACAACTAG
- the LOC125338540 gene encoding kallikrein-11, translating to MILRFLTLALVTGHVGGETRIIKGYECKPHSQPWQVALFQKTRLLCGATLIAPRWLLTAAHCRKPRYLVLLGEHNLHRRDGCEQKRTATESFPHPGFNNSLPNKDHRNDIMLVKMASPAIITRAVRPLTLSPHCVAAGTGCLISGWGTTSSPQLRLPHSLRCANISIIGHKECESAYPGNITDTMLCASVLKGGKDSCQGDSGGPLVCDGSLQGIISWGQDPCAVTRKPGVYTKVCKYVDWIHETMNNN from the exons ATGATTCTGCGATTCCTCACCCTTGCTCTGGTGACAG GGCATGTAGGGGGAGAAACCAGAATCATCAAAGGGTACGAGTGCAAGCCTCACTCCCAGCCCTGGCAGGTGGCCCTGTTCCAGAAGACAAGGCTCCTCTGTGGGGCCACCCTCATCGCCCCCAGATGGCTCCTGACAGCAGCTCACTGCCGCAAGCC CCGTTACCTGGTCCTCCTGGGGGAGCACAACCTGCATCGGCGGGATGGCTGCGAGCAGAAGCGGACGGCCACCGAGTCCTTCCCCCACCCCGGCTTCAACAACAGCCTTCCCAACAAGGACCACCGCAATGACATCATGCTGGTGAAAATGGCGTCGCCAGCCATCATTACCCGGGCTGTGCGGCCCCTCACCCTGTCGCCACACTGCGTCGCCGCGGGCACCGGCTGTCTCATCTCCGGATGGGGCACCACGTCCAGCCCCCAGT TGCGCCTGCCCCATTCCCTGCGATGTGCCAACATCTCCATCATTGGACACAAGGAGTGTGAGAGCGCCTACCCGGGCAACATCACCGACACCATGCTGTGTGCCAGCGTTCTGAAAGGAGGCAAGGATTCCTGCCAG GGTGACTCCGGAGGTCCCCTGGTCTGTGACGGTTCCCTCCAAGGGATTATCTCCTGGGGCCAGGATCCATGTGCAGTCACCAGAAAGCCCGGGGTCTACACAAAAGTCTGCAAATACGTGGACTGGATCCATGAGACGATGAACAACAACTAA